The Triticum aestivum cultivar Chinese Spring chromosome 3A, IWGSC CS RefSeq v2.1, whole genome shotgun sequence genome includes a region encoding these proteins:
- the LOC123062060 gene encoding cellulose synthase A catalytic subunit 4 [UDP-forming]: MEPGTHPPCAACGDDAHAACRACSYALCKACLDEDVAEGRAACARCGGEYAVSDPANGKGSAAEEEEAAVEDQLVAEGLRGRATMANQLSDRQDVVSHARTLSSMSGVGSELNDESGKPIWKNRVDSWKEKKNEKKASAKKAAAKAQVPPVEEQIMEEKDLTDAYEPLSRIIPISKNKLTPYRAVIIMRLVVLGLFFHYRITNPVDSAFGLWLTSVICEIWFGFSWILDQFPKWCPVNRETYVDRLIARYGDGEDSGLAPVDFFVSTVDPLKEPPLITANTVLSILAVDYPVEKISCYVSDDGAAMLTFESLAETAEFARRWVPFCKKFSIEPRTPEFYFSQKIDYLKDKIHPSFVKERRAMKRDYEEFKVRINALVAKAQKTPEEGWVMQDGTPWPGNNSRDHPGMIQVFLGETGARDYDGNELPRLVYVSREKRPGYQHHKKAGAMNALVRVSAVLTNAPYILNLDCDHYVNNSKAVREAMCFMMDPSVGRDVCYVQFPQRFDGIDRSDRYANRNVVFFDVNMKGLDGIQGPVYVGTGCCFYRQALYGYGPPSLPALPKSSACSFCCCCCPKKKVEKTEKEMHRDSRREDLESAIFNLREIDNYDEYERSMLISQMSFEKSFGQSSVFIESTLMENGGVPESVDPSTLIKEAIHVISCGYEEKTEWGKELGWIYGSVTEDILTGFKMHCRGWRSIYCMPIRPAFKGSAPINLSDRLHQVLRWALGSVEIFFSRHCPLWYGYGGGRLRWLQRLSYINTIVYPFTSVPLVAYCCLPAICLLTGKFIIPILSNAATIWFLGLFTSIILTSVLELRWSGIGIEDWWRNEQFWVIGGVSAHLFAVFQGILKMVIGLDTNFTVTSKAAEDGDFAELYVFKWTTVLIPPTTILVLNLVGVVAGFSDALNSGYESWGPLFGKVFFAMWVIMHLYPFLKGLMGRQNRTPTIVILWSVLLASVFSLLWVKIDPFITGAETVATGACSSIDC; this comes from the exons ATGGAGCCGGGGACCCATCCTCCCTGCGCGGCCTGCGGGGACGACGCGCACGCCGCCTGCCGCGCCTGCAGCTACGCGCTCTGCAAGGCGTGCCTCGACGAGGACGTCGCCGAGGGCCGCGCCGCCTGCGCGCGCTGCGGCGGGGAGTACGCCGTCTCCGACCCAG CGAATGGCAAGGGGagcgccgcggaggaggaggaggcggcggtggaggaccAGCTCGTCGCCGAGGGCCTGCGTGGGCGGGCCACAATGGCGAACCAACTCAGCGATCGCCAG GATGTAGTAAGTCATGCCAGGACCCTGAGCAGCATGTCTGGAGTTGGGAGTG AGTTGAATGACGAATCCGGGAAGCCCATCTGGAAGAACAGGGTTGACAGttggaaggagaagaagaatgagaagaaagCCTCAGCGAAAAAGGCTGCGGCTAAAGCACAAGTTCCGCCTGTGGAAGAACAGATCATGGAAGAAAAGGA TTTGACAGATGCGTATGAGCCACTTTCCCGGATCATCCCTATATCGAAGAACAAGCTCACACCTTACAGGGCAGTCATCATTATGCGGCTAGTTGTTCTCGGGCTCTTCTTCCACTACCGTATCACCAACCCTGTCGACAGCGCCTTTGGTCTCTGGCTGACTTCAGTCATATGTGAGATCTGGTTCGGTTTCTCCTGGATCCTGGATCAATTTCCCAAGTGGTGTCCTGTCAACCGAGAGACTTACGTTGATAGGCTGATTGCACG ATATGGAGATGGAGAAGATTCTGGGTTAGCACCTGTGGATTTCTTTGTCAGTACAGTGGATCCATTGAAAGAGCCTCCGCTAATCACTGCGAACACTGTGCTGTCCATTCTTGCGGTGGACTATCCTGTTGAGAAAATTTCGTGCTACGTCTCTGACGATGGAGCTGCCATGCTCACGTTTGAATCACTTGCTGAAACTGCGGAATTTGCAAGGAGATGGGTTCCATTTTGCAAGAAGTTCTCCATTGAGCCACGAACTCCTGAGTTCTACTTCTCACAGAAGATTGACTACTTGAAGGACAAAATACACCCGTCTTTCGTCAAGGAGCGTAGGGCTATGAAG AGAGATTATGAAGAGTTCAAGGTGAGGATAAATGCTTTGGTTGCCAAGGCTCAGAAGACACCTGAGGAAGGCTGGGTCATGCAGGATGGGACACCATGGCCTGGGAACAACTCTCGTGACCACCCCGGCATGATTCAG GTTTTCCTTGGTGAGACCGGTGCTCGCGATTACGATGGAAATGAGCTTCCTCGGCTAGTATATGTTTCAAGAGAGAAAAGACCAGGGTACCAACACCACAAGAAGGCAGGGGCTATGAACGCTCTG GTCCGAGTGTCTGCTGTTCTGACAAATGCTCCCTACATTCTTAACCTTGACTGTGATCACTATGTTAACAACAGCAAAGCTGTGCGTGAAGCAATGTGCTTCATGATGGACCCTTCCGTTGGTAGAGATGTCTGCTATGTCCAGTTCCCACAGAGATTCGATGGGATTGATCGCAGTGATCGTTATGCCAATAGGAACGTCGTGTTCTTTGAT GTTAACATGAAAGGGCTTGATGGcatccaagggccggtttatgtgGGAACTGGTTGTTGTTTCTATAGGCAAGCACTCTACGGTTATGGGCCACCATCTCTGCCTGCCCTTCCAAAATCGTCGGCTTGTtcattctgctgctgctgctgtcctaAGAAAAAGGTTGAAAAAACTGAGAAGGAAATGCACAGAGACTCCAGACGAGAGGACCTTGAATCTGCCATTTTCAATCTACGGGAAATCGACA ACTACGACGAGTATGAGCGGTCCATGCTTATCTCCCAGATGAGCTTCGAGAAGTCGTTTGGGCAGTCTTCGGTATTCATTGAATCAACTCTTATGGAGAATGGGGGTGTTCCTGAGTCTGTAGACCCTTCTACACTGATTAAAGAAGCCATTCATGTCATTAGCTGTGGATATGAAGAGAAAACTGAATGGGGAAAAGAG CTTGGTTGGATCTATGGTTCAGTTACAGAGGATATTCTGACTGGGTTTAAGATGCATTGCCGTGGGTGGCGATCAATCTACTGCATGCCGATAAGACCCGCATTCAAGGGATCAGCCCCAATCAACCTTTCCGATCGTTTGCACCAGGTTCTTCGGTGGGCTCTCGGTTCTGTTGAGATCTTCTTCAGCCGGCATTGCCCGCTGTGGTACGGCTACGGTGGTGGCCGTCTGAGGTGGCTCCAGAGGCTGTCCTACATCAACACCATCGTCTACCCCTTCACCTCTGTCCCTCTCGTCGCATACTGCTGCCTGCCTGCCATTTGCTTGCTCACTGGCAAATTCATCATTCCAATC CTCTCCAATGCCGCAACAATATGGTTTCTTGGTCTCTTCACCTCCATCATCCTGACGAGTGTCCTGGAGCTGCGGTGGAGCGGCATTGGCATTGAGGACTGGTGGCGCAACGAGCAGTTCTGGGTCATCGGTGGCGTGTCTGCTCATCTCTTTGCCGTGTTCCAGGGTATCCTCAAGATGGTGATCGGGCTGGACACCAACTTCACGGTCACGAGCAAGGCCGCGGAGGACGGCGATTTCGCTGAGCTGTATGTGTTCAAGTGGACGACGGTGCTGATCCCGCCCACGACGATCCTGGTTCTCAACCTCGTCGGCGTGGTGGCCGGGTTCTCGGACGCGCTCAACAGCGGCTACGAGTCATGGGGGCCGCTCTTCGGCAAGGTGTTCTTCGCCATGTGGGTGATTATGCACTTGTACCCGTTCCTCAAGGGTCTCATGGGCCGCCAGAACCGGACTCCCACCATCGTCATACTCTGGTCCGTCCTGCTGGCCTCGGTCTTCTCCCTCCTCTGGGTCAAGATCGATCCCTTTATCACCGGTGCCGAGACCGTCGCCACCGGAGCCTGCAGCAGCATCGACTGCTGA